In Styela clava chromosome 14, kaStyClav1.hap1.2, whole genome shotgun sequence, the following are encoded in one genomic region:
- the LOC120340612 gene encoding uncharacterized protein LOC120340612: MKMMFTNLGSGPAMIAVFVVLCTKVPSSNGLINMTYESNNNRSGKWILETTVDRDVFYSVNIDINQYVKLRPKKEFLLLNLSIDREPGYGNVLFSTENGYEALKSGCHAIFEQPDSNAACEDFKKTNYNTCSSINTTTNNTRIRFFGIFDKPLNPIVIEYNTITCKSVSNETGDGNKKKSGDFPLPLLIVIVVVSSIIILCGLLVLVCHRLRKSKGPNGINMVAQNEHYIHFDEESANREERHGDEGYEAIVHRQNILQNERRESSQLTRAKSTGCLVENKERKSNEVIYDVVASNNLSDGEYTEMKSHSLPSKKRLATCYSCDDISYSNIKESWECLEEARMNKNRKQEAKKKFSASEVGKITEFPSTSQSAYPVVDYYNIETLAPNKEKDKIENVSEYCNVVKYTAVTKPKKKRQDQDVAISSNQVVDYCNIEQANNEMNNNDGYLEPIKLDLIETATYIELQ; this comes from the exons ATGAAAATGATGTTTACAAATTTGGGGAGTGGACCGGCAATGATTGCTGTATTTGTGG TGTTATGTACTAAAGTGCCGTCGTCGAATGGTTTGATAAATATGACGTATGAAAGTAACAACAACAGATCCGGTAAATGGATTTTGGAGACGACGGTTGATCGAGATGTTTTTTATTCGGTTAACATCGATATAAATCAATACGTTAAACTGAGACCCAAAAAAGAGTTCTTGCTTCTTAACTTATCAATCGACAGAGAACCGGGCTATGGAAATGTTTTGTTCAGCACAG AAAATGGCTACGAGGCACTGAAATCAGGATGTCATGCCATTTTTGAGCAACCAGATTCAAATGCAGCTTGTGAGGATTTTAAGAAAACAAACTACAACACATGTAGTAGTATTAATACAACGACGAATAACACCAGGATTCGTTTCTTTGGAATCTTTGATAAACCATTAAATCCCATTGTCATCGAATATAATACTATTACGTGCAAAAGCG tgTCCAATGAAACTGGCgacggaaataaaaaaaagagtgGTGATTTTCCacttccattgcttattgttaTCGTAGTTGTGTCATCTATAATAATCTTGTGCGGTTTACTAGTACTGGTTTGCCATAGACTACG TAAAAGTAAAGGTCCCAATGGCATAAATATGGTTGCACAAAACGAACACTACATTCACTTTGATGAAGAAAGCGCGAATCGGGAAGAACGACATGGCGATGAAGGATATGAAGCAATTGTGCATAGACAAAAC ATTTTACAGAATGAAAGGCGAGAGTCATCGCAACTAACCCGAGCAAAATCAACTGGCTGTCTTGTCGAAAATAAAGAAAGAAAATCAAACGAAGTGATTTATGATGTTGTCGCATCAAACAACTTATCCGACGGAGAATATACAGAAATGAAAAGTCATTCGTTACCATCTAAGAAAAGACTAGCTACATGCTACAGTTGCGACGATATAAGTTATTCTAACATAAAAGAATCATGGGAATGCCTAGAAGAAGCAAGAATGAACAAAAACCGCAAACAAGAAGCGAAAAAGAAATTTTCTGCTTCGGAAGTTGGCAAAATAACAGAATTTCCTAGTACTAGCCAGTCAGCCTACCCAGTTGTTGATTATTACAATATTGAAACATTGGCACCGAATAAGGAAAAGGACAAAATAGAAAACGTTAGTGAATATTGTAATGTTGTCAAATATACCGCTGTGACAAAACCAAAAAAGAAACGCCAAGATCAAGACGTGGCGATCAGTTCTAACCAGGTCGTTGACTACTGTAATATTGAACAAGCGAATAATGAAATGAACAATAATGATGGGTATTTAGAACCGATAAAGTTGGATCTGATTGAAACAGCCACATACATAGAACTACAATaa
- the LOC120340614 gene encoding uncharacterized protein LOC120340614: MKIQTIIAFLCFFTFSTCQEISFIKVQNASGKVDEFGDKSRGYREWIFDKSLYERKNVIIHLDLMKFFFRSSDDYVLVPGQGTEERRYPDWPLFVPKTDCYNYYFRTNKTDNSTAKSCLIKSKNTSGNICKTIIKYGTENFRILFRSNMEESQLVFKYEVTECPKHSTTTSSLPIKPRITKRLTKKRLDPSYKKGTSAKNKTLFQFSGGENPTTPYSLSSILSPTMTSHPLHVEKHQDEQWRQLLFYIFPVIIVVLVIIQMIVLVAYWCNRRRTKKAKDNNGSDTVGDELVLDVVYYTSQDGVMGLNSATRSPVNVEGLERVDKRDGYSTIDRLRNNADGAIIPTFQGDIVPNVEYSEVHVNDVISSTSAQQYNGEVIQYHEVEYPQYSTCYENEMNIENQANRDVIEFEEHLEPPPLPPPFVHYENNFAQEVRYGEVGIMTSENQMEEYGNEPYDDISESNDPQSHETRKRGDTYLTPIRNNGEPEYLQME; the protein is encoded by the exons ATGAAAATTCAGACAATAATTG cttttttgTGTTTCTTCACTTTTTCGACGTGTCAAGAGATTAGTTTTATAAAGGTTCAAAACGCATCCGGTAAAGTAGACGAATTCGGCGACAAAAGTCGTGGATATCGGGAATGGATTTTCGACAAGTCTTTGTATGAAAGAAAAAACGTAATTATTCATCTGGatttgatgaagtttttcttCAGATCTAGTGACGACTACGTTTTGGTCCCAGGACAAGGCACTGAAG AAAGAAGGTATCCAGATTGGCCTCTATTTGTGCCAAAAACAGATTGCTACAATTACTATTTCCGTACAAATAAGACGGATAATTCTACAGCAAAATCTTGtctgataaaatcaaaaaatacatCTGGTAACATATGCAAAACGATAATTAAATATGGAACAGAAAACTTCAGGATATTGTTTCGTTCCAATATGGAAGAATCTCAATTAGTATTCAAGTACGAAGTCACTGAATGCCCAAAGCATA GCACCACGACCTCGAGCCTTCCCATTAAACCACGAATTACGAAAAGGTTGACGAAAAAGCGACTCGACCCCAGTTATAAAAAGG GTACGTCAGCAAAAAATAAGACGTTGTTTCAGTTCAGCGGCGGTG AAAATCCGACAACTCCGTACAGTTTGTCGTCGATCCTTTCCCCCACTATGACATCACACCCACTTCATGTTGAAAAGCATCAAGACGAACAATGGAGACAACTGTTGTTTTACATCTTCCCCGTCATCATTGTAGTACTGGTTATAATTCAAATGATTGTTCTAGTGGCTTATTGGTGCAATCGACGACG TACGAAGAAAGCTAAGGATAACAATGGAAGCGATACAGTGGGAGATGAATTGGTTCTGGATGTCGTATATTACACAAGTCAAGATGGAGTGATGGGACTAAACAGTGCTACCAGATCACCAGTTAACGTAGAAGGTCTCGAACGAGTCGATAAAAGAGATGGATATTCCACTATTGACCGTCTCAGG AACAATGCTGATGGTGCGATCATACCAACGTTTCAAGGTGACATTGTTCCAAATGTTGAATACAGTGAAGTCCACGTGAATGACGTCATCAGTTCAACTTCAGCACAACAATACAACGGCGAAGTTATACAATATCATGAAGTCGAATATCCACAATATAGCACTTGCTACGAAAACGAAATGAACATTGAAAACCAGGCAAATCGTGACGTCATTGAATTTGAGGAACATTTGGAACCTCCGCCGTTACCACCACCGTTTGttcattatgaaaataatttcgCGCAAGAAGTAAGGTATGGTGAAGTCGGGATCATGACAAGTGAGAATCAGATGGAAGAATATGGCAACGAACCGTACGATGACATAAGCGAATCGAATGATCCTCAAAGTCACGAGACACGAAAACGAGGCGACACCTATCTTACTCCGATTCGGAATAACGGCGAACCGGAATATCTTCAAATGGAATGA